From Nicotiana tabacum cultivar K326 chromosome 22, ASM71507v2, whole genome shotgun sequence, one genomic window encodes:
- the LOC107797651 gene encoding peroxidase 44: protein MILPLIFLCCVFHLVSAQLRVGFYNSTCPQAETIVRQAVQKQFNSDRSITAALLRMHFHDCFVRGCDASILIKSTKSKQSERNAGPNQTVRGFELIDNIKKSIEISCPSTVSCADIITLATRDAVALVGGPTYAIPTGRRDGLVSNAADVNLPGPSFTVPQALQSFTNKGLSLNDMVTLLGAHTVGVAHCNFFQNRLSPVPDNTMDPTLAAQLLKTCSKSTATAFLDQNTSFTIDNQFFRQIMLKKGILKIDQELTLDKSSASIVSGFASNENTFRQSFANAMIKMASIDILVGRAGEIRNNCGVFNPPNQKGRKVL from the exons ATGATATTACCATTAATATTTCTCTGTTGTGTTTTTCATTTAGTTTCAGCTCAACTTCGAGTTGGCTTTTACAATTCTACGTGTCCACAAGCTGAAACTATTGTTCGACAAGCTGTGCAAAAGCAGTTCAATAGCGACCGTTCCATCACTGCAGCTCTGCTTCGCATGCATTTTCATGACTGCTTTGTGAGA GGTTGTGATGCATCCATACTTATAAAGTCAACAAAGTCTAAGCAATCGGAAAGAAACGCTGGACCAAATCAAACAGTACGAGGTTTCGAGCTTATAGATAATATTAAAAAAAGCATAGAAATATCATGTCCATCAACTGTTTCATGCGCTGACATAATAACACTAGCAACCCGGGATGCAGTAGCGCTAGTTGGAGGTCCTACCTATGCCATTCCAACTGGAAGGAGAGATGGCCTGGTTTCAAATGCAGCAGATGTAAACTTGCCAGGTCCATCATTTACAGTTCCACAAGCCCTCCAATCGTTCACAAACAAAGGGCTGTCCTTAAATGATATGGTGACCCTATTAGGAGCTCACACTGTCGGAGTTGCACActgtaattttttccaaaataggcTTTCTCCGGTACCTGATAACACCATGGATCCTACTTTGGCTGCCCAACTCTTGAAAACTTGTTCGAAAAGCACCGCAACAGCGTTTTTGGATCAGAATACATCTTTCACGATAGACAACCAGTTCTTTAGACAGATTATGTTAAAAAAAGGCATTCTGAAGATTGATCAAGAGCTTACCTTGGATAAGTCTAGTGCTTCAATTGTTTCAGGTTTTGCTTCCAACGAGAATACCTTCAGACAGAGTTTCGCAAATGCAATGATAAAAATGGCAAGTATTGATATTCTCGTTGGACGCGCTGGAGAAATTAGAAATAATTGTGGGGTCTTTAACCCGCCAAATCAGAAGGGTCGCAAGGTTCTTTAG
- the LOC107797650 gene encoding uncharacterized protein LOC107797650, protein MGDMKSILNQEDRVGSKVVYAEIKKFKECVEYCELQEMKSSGYFYIWSNKQDSQARVLSRIDRVFIKNDWVHKLPAAKVHYMPAEEYDHSPAIIQWEGDGGPKKKMFRYYNKWSMDSSFMSRVDGSWSQQIQGSKMYQVIGKLNRLKKVLNKLNKDRFSKVGKKEENSMKRLMECHEKIQKEPKNERLSKEEKELTKEYIYWKEAKVKYLQQRSKVQWLKYGDTNTRYFHFLIKAKRIATRVFTIQNIHEETVQMTEEVAKAFQEFYMNLLGTD, encoded by the coding sequence ATGGGAGACATGAAGTCTATTCTTAACCAAGAGGATAGAGTGGGGAGTAAGGTGGTATATGCAGAAATTAAGAAATTTAAAGAATGTGTGGAATATTGTGAACTACAAGAGATGAAGTCATCAGGCTATTTCTATATATGGAGTAATAAGCAAGACAGTCAAGCCAGGGTACTTAGCAGAATTGATAGGGTATTCATCAAGAATGACTGGGTGCATAAACTGCCAGCTGCTAAAGTACACTATATGCCAGCAGAGGAGTATGATCACAGTCCTGCAATCATTCAATGGGAAGGGGATGGTGGTCCAAAAAAGAAGATGTTCAGATACTACAACAAATGGAGTATGGATAGTTCCTTTATGAGTAGGGTGGATGGAAGCTGGAGCCAACAAATTCAAGGATCAAAAATGTACCAGGTGATTGGGAAACTGAATAGACTAAAGAAAGTACTGAATAAGTTGAACAAAGATAGATTTAGCAAAGtggggaaaaaagaagaaaatagtatGAAGAGGCTGATGGAGTGCCACGAGAAAATACAAAAAGAGCCTAAGAATGAAAGACTAAGTAAAGAAGAGAAGGAACTGACCAAGGAGTATATATACTGGAAAGAGGCAAAAGTAAAGTACCTACAACAAAGAAGTAAGGTGCAATGGCTCAAATATGGAGACACGAATACCAGGTATTTCCACTTTTTGATCAAGGCAAAAAGAATAGCAACTAGAGTGTTCACTATTCAAAATATCCATGAGGAAACAGTACAAATGACAGAGGAAGTTGCTAAAGCTTTTCAGGAGTTCTATATGAATTTACTGGGTACAGATTAG